In the genome of Palaemon carinicauda isolate YSFRI2023 chromosome 13, ASM3689809v2, whole genome shotgun sequence, one region contains:
- the LOC137652564 gene encoding trichoplein keratin filament-binding protein-like: MSCLDRRKWEKVKKLTSYLDRKKWEKVKRLKRCHDRRKWEKGKRLTSCLDRRKWEKVKRLMSCLDRRKWEKVKKLTSYLNRRKWEKVKRLMSCLDRRKWEKVKKLTRCLDRRKWEKVKRLMSCLNRRKWEKVKKLTSYLHRSKWEKVKRLTRCLDRSKWEKVKRLTRCLDRSKWEKVKRLTRCLDRSKWEKVKRLTRCLDRRKREKVKRLTRCLDRSKWEKVKRLTRCLDRRKWEKVKKLMSCLDRRKWEKVKRLTSSLDRRKWEKVKRLTISP; the protein is encoded by the coding sequence atgagctgccttgatcgcagaaaatgggaaaaggtcaagaagTTGACGAGCTACCTTGATCGCaaaaaatgggaaaaggtcaagaggttaaAAAGATGCcatgatcgcagaaaatgggaaaagggcaagaggttaacgagctgccttgatcgcagaaaatgggaaaaggtcaagaggttaatgagctgccttgatcgcagaaaatgggaaaaggtcaagaagTTAACGAGCTACCTtaatcgcagaaaatgggaaaaggtcaagaggttaatgagctgccttgatcgcagaaaatgggaaaaggtcaagaagTTAACAAgatgccttgatcgcagaaaatgggaaaaggtcaagaggttaatgagctgccttaatcgcagaaaatgggaaaaggtcaagaagTTAACGAGCTACCTTCATCGCAGcaaatgggaaaaggtcaagaggttaacGAGATGCCTTGATCGTAGCAAATGGGAAAAGGTCAAGCGGTTAACGAGATGCCTTGATCGCAGCAAATGGGAAAAGGTCAAGCGGTTAACGAGATGCCTTGATCGCAGCAAATGGGAAAAGGTCAAGCGGTTAACGAgatgccttgatcgcagaaaacgggaaaaggtcaagaggttaacGAGATGCCTTGATCGCAGCAAATGGGAAAAGGTCAAGCGGTTAACGAgatgccttgatcgcagaaaatgggaaaaggtcaagaagTTGATGAGCTGCCTTGaccgcagaaaatgggaaaaggtcaagagaTTAACGAGCagccttgatcgcagaaaatgggaaaaggtcaagaggttaacTATCTCGCCTTGA